Proteins from a genomic interval of Kitasatospora herbaricolor:
- a CDS encoding alginate lyase family protein, which yields MHRHLRKLPALAGLLTLLASGLGTAPAAEAAPTTFAHPGVLDSRAQLDFVRAKVKAGEQPWKAAYDQMHASRYASLSRTPKPRSVVECGSYSNPNIGCTDEREDAIAAYTLALEWYITQDSRYAAKAVQIMDAWSGTITDHTNSNAPLQSAWSASTWPRAAEIIRYTYTGWASDKVTRFGTMLRNVYLPEVVNGSNSNGNWELSMNEATIGIAVFLDDRTVYDKAVAKFRGRVPAYIYLASDGALPRTAPGSGLNTRDQIVSYWQGQSTFVDGLTQETCRDFTHTGYGLSAIAHVAETSRIQGQDLYPEVADRLRHALGFQAKYELGTAVPSWLCNGSLDKGLGPVTEVGFNALHNRLGYGMDNTQALTEQRRPAGTDNLFTAWETLTHAGNPG from the coding sequence CCGGAGTGCTCGACAGTCGGGCCCAACTCGACTTCGTGCGGGCCAAGGTGAAGGCCGGCGAGCAGCCGTGGAAGGCCGCCTACGACCAGATGCACGCGAGCAGGTACGCCTCGCTCAGCCGGACCCCGAAGCCGCGGTCGGTGGTGGAGTGCGGCTCGTACTCCAACCCCAACATCGGCTGCACCGACGAGCGCGAGGACGCCATCGCGGCGTACACCCTGGCGCTGGAGTGGTACATCACCCAGGACAGCCGCTACGCGGCCAAGGCCGTCCAGATCATGGACGCCTGGTCCGGCACCATCACCGACCACACCAACAGCAACGCACCGTTGCAGAGCGCCTGGTCGGCCTCCACCTGGCCGCGCGCCGCCGAGATCATCCGCTACACGTACACCGGCTGGGCCTCCGACAAGGTCACCCGGTTCGGCACCATGCTGCGCAACGTCTACCTGCCCGAGGTGGTCAACGGCTCCAACAGCAACGGCAACTGGGAACTGAGCATGAACGAGGCCACCATCGGCATCGCCGTGTTCCTCGACGACCGGACGGTCTACGACAAGGCGGTCGCCAAGTTCCGCGGCCGGGTGCCCGCGTACATCTACCTGGCCTCCGACGGCGCGCTGCCGAGGACCGCACCGGGCAGCGGCCTGAACACCCGCGACCAGATCGTCTCCTACTGGCAGGGCCAGAGCACCTTCGTCGACGGGCTCACCCAGGAGACCTGCCGGGACTTCACCCACACCGGGTACGGCCTCTCGGCGATCGCCCACGTGGCGGAGACCAGCCGGATCCAGGGCCAGGACCTCTACCCGGAGGTGGCCGACCGGCTCCGGCACGCCCTCGGCTTCCAGGCCAAGTACGAGCTGGGCACCGCCGTGCCGTCCTGGCTGTGCAACGGCAGCCTGGACAAGGGCCTCGGCCCGGTGACCGAGGTGGGCTTCAACGCCCTGCACAACCGGCTCGGTTACGGCATGGACAACACCCAGGCGCTGACCGAGCAGCGCCGCCCGGCCGGGACGGACAACCTCTTCACCGCCTGGGAGACCCTGACCCACGCGGGCAATCCGGGCTGA
- the lanKC gene encoding class III lanthionine synthetase LanKC produces the protein MDNQYEAYAYADPLFYDSPRRWGAQEEFAAVGRPLPAGWERGELEIWAVVRPTGVRLPSQGWKIHVSSCAEDAEAVLEEVYAYCLRENLTFKFLRGLPILQVQNSKYAPRGSSGKFCTVYPVDDAELERCLDGLGGLLAGRRGPYILSDLRWAEGPLYLRYGGFAERHCRNEAGERVLALEGPDGRLVPDVRGAGFSVPDWAPVPAVIAAAVAERAVQKDSGLPYTVERVLHFSNAGGVYLARDGADGPQVVLKEARPYAGLDQRGVDAVARLRNEHDILARLAGVPGVPAQHGLLTAWEHEFLVQEYVEGRSLSEWLTANYPLIHPDADESTVAQYTREALDIVDRVERALAAIHARGVVFGDLHPRNLIIRPDGDICFIDFELASTAEDFVRPALGAAGFTAPKGYTGTQIDRYGLAAIRLWLFLPLAQLTALDPGKAGELADALERRFPVPPGYTEEIRRLLGSSPADGRAARPELGRRRAEANALLAAPAPDWPRIRDSLAAGIAAMATPERPDRLFPGDVAQFTRGGLGLAHGAAGVLYALHASGAGVDPAHVRWLVRAARNRPATAGLYFGGHGVAYVLDLLGEREEALGLLRRLGTAADEDPGPGLGTGAPGTALALLHFAAATGEPGLLDEALSLARSAADALEKSGRGDPRRRAGLLAGAAGTALALIRLYEHTGEHALLDQAEHLLELDLDRCASVADGTFQVVDGRRVLPYLETGSAGIGLALDALLAHRPDSPSAEHEPAIRRAAEPEFIIQPGLFNGRAGLLGYLALTQRRADARAGTGAADGVPDGTSTAAGAPTAVTVSGAALLARQRALLTLHQISYQGELAFPGDHLLRLSADLATGSAGVLLALGTALAGTPFLPWTGPSGAPAPTAGIPG, from the coding sequence TTGGACAACCAGTACGAGGCCTACGCCTACGCCGACCCGCTGTTCTACGACTCGCCCCGGCGCTGGGGCGCCCAGGAGGAGTTCGCGGCCGTCGGCCGGCCCCTGCCGGCCGGCTGGGAGCGCGGCGAGCTGGAGATCTGGGCCGTGGTGCGCCCGACCGGCGTCCGACTCCCCTCACAGGGCTGGAAGATCCACGTCTCCTCGTGCGCCGAGGACGCCGAGGCGGTGCTGGAGGAGGTCTACGCCTACTGCCTGCGCGAGAACCTCACCTTCAAGTTCCTGCGCGGCCTGCCGATCCTCCAGGTGCAGAACTCCAAGTACGCCCCGCGCGGCTCCAGCGGCAAGTTCTGCACCGTCTACCCCGTGGACGACGCCGAGTTGGAGCGATGTCTCGACGGCCTCGGCGGGCTGCTCGCCGGGCGCAGGGGCCCCTACATCCTGAGCGACCTGCGCTGGGCCGAGGGCCCGCTCTACCTGCGGTACGGGGGGTTCGCCGAACGTCACTGCCGCAACGAGGCCGGGGAGCGGGTGCTCGCCCTCGAAGGACCGGACGGGCGCCTCGTCCCGGACGTCCGCGGCGCCGGTTTCTCCGTCCCCGACTGGGCACCGGTGCCGGCGGTCATCGCCGCGGCGGTGGCCGAGCGCGCGGTGCAGAAGGACTCCGGACTGCCGTACACCGTGGAGCGGGTCCTGCACTTCTCCAACGCCGGCGGCGTGTACCTGGCCCGGGACGGGGCCGACGGACCGCAGGTGGTGCTGAAGGAGGCCCGGCCGTACGCCGGGCTGGACCAGCGCGGCGTCGACGCGGTGGCCCGTCTGCGCAACGAGCACGACATCCTGGCCCGGCTGGCCGGGGTGCCCGGGGTACCGGCGCAGCACGGGCTGCTGACCGCCTGGGAGCACGAGTTCCTGGTCCAGGAGTACGTCGAGGGCCGCTCGCTCAGCGAGTGGCTGACCGCCAACTACCCGCTGATCCACCCGGACGCCGACGAGAGCACGGTGGCGCAGTACACCCGCGAGGCGCTGGACATCGTGGACCGGGTGGAGCGGGCGCTGGCCGCGATCCACGCCCGCGGGGTGGTCTTCGGAGACCTCCACCCGCGCAACCTGATCATCCGGCCGGACGGCGACATCTGCTTCATCGACTTCGAACTCGCCAGCACCGCCGAGGACTTCGTCCGCCCGGCGCTGGGCGCCGCCGGCTTCACCGCGCCCAAGGGCTACACCGGTACGCAGATCGACCGGTACGGGCTGGCCGCGATCCGGCTGTGGCTGTTCCTGCCGCTCGCCCAGCTCACCGCGCTGGACCCGGGCAAGGCCGGCGAACTGGCGGACGCCCTGGAGCGCCGCTTCCCGGTGCCGCCCGGCTACACCGAGGAGATCCGCCGCCTGCTCGGCTCCTCCCCCGCCGACGGCCGGGCCGCACGCCCCGAGCTCGGGCGGCGCCGTGCGGAGGCCAACGCCCTGCTGGCCGCCCCGGCACCCGACTGGCCGCGGATCAGGGACTCGCTCGCCGCCGGCATCGCGGCGATGGCCACCCCCGAGCGCCCCGACCGGCTCTTCCCCGGCGACGTCGCCCAGTTCACCCGCGGCGGCCTCGGCCTCGCGCACGGCGCGGCCGGCGTCCTGTACGCCCTGCACGCCAGCGGCGCCGGCGTCGACCCCGCGCACGTCCGCTGGCTGGTCCGCGCCGCCCGCAACCGCCCTGCCACGGCCGGGCTGTACTTCGGCGGGCACGGCGTGGCCTACGTGCTCGACCTGCTGGGCGAGCGCGAGGAGGCGCTCGGACTGCTGCGGCGCCTCGGCACGGCGGCGGACGAGGATCCCGGGCCGGGCCTCGGCACCGGCGCCCCCGGTACGGCCCTGGCGCTGCTGCACTTCGCCGCCGCAACCGGCGAGCCAGGGCTGCTGGACGAGGCGCTGTCACTCGCCCGGTCCGCCGCCGACGCGCTGGAGAAGTCGGGCCGCGGGGACCCGCGGCGACGGGCCGGCCTGCTGGCCGGGGCCGCCGGCACCGCCCTGGCGCTGATCCGGCTGTACGAGCACACCGGCGAACACGCGCTGCTGGACCAGGCCGAGCACCTGCTGGAACTGGACCTCGACCGGTGCGCGAGCGTCGCCGACGGTACCTTCCAGGTGGTCGACGGACGCCGGGTGCTGCCCTACCTGGAGACCGGCAGCGCCGGCATCGGCCTCGCCCTGGACGCCCTGCTGGCCCACCGCCCCGACAGCCCCTCGGCCGAGCACGAACCCGCGATCCGCCGGGCGGCCGAGCCCGAGTTCATCATCCAGCCCGGGCTCTTCAACGGACGGGCCGGCCTGCTCGGCTACCTGGCGCTGACCCAGCGGCGGGCGGACGCCCGGGCCGGCACCGGGGCGGCGGACGGGGTCCCGGACGGGACCTCGACGGCGGCCGGGGCCCCGACCGCGGTGACGGTGTCCGGTGCGGCCCTGCTGGCCCGGCAGCGAGCCCTGCTGACCCTGCACCAGATCTCCTACCAGGGCGAACTCGCCTTCCCCGGGGACCACCTGCTGCGGCTCTCGGCGGACTTGGCCACCGGCTCCGCCGGCGTGCTGCTGGCACTGGGCACAGCCCTTGCCGGCACGCCCTTCCTTCCCTGGACCGGCCCGTCCGGCGCGCCCGCGCCGACCGCCGGCATCCCCGGCTGA
- a CDS encoding SapB/AmfS family lanthipeptide has translation MAILDLQTMELPETEAAPIDDTLASTSSLSVLNCGTSTVSTLICL, from the coding sequence ATGGCGATCCTCGACCTCCAGACCATGGAGCTGCCCGAGACCGAGGCGGCCCCGATCGACGACACCCTCGCCAGCACCAGTTCGCTGAGCGTCCTCAACTGTGGCACCAGCACCGTCAGCACGCTGATCTGCCTCTGA
- a CDS encoding ABC transporter ATP-binding protein: MADQPPRTADRAPDKVRLRRELTTDPGRLTCALLLALGATVAALALPLLVQKIINDFSAHRSLGPDIAMMCVAAVGGALTTAVSGFLLARIGERMTYRLRVRIMDHALRLPLAVVRAQGTGDLAARITSDALLLRQVVEIATQLPLAALTVTCTLLVMVWIDWVLTLVTVVSLAVLTVLVVLILRRLKDNVTGQQNAVGQIAQRFTANLEALTTIKAYRAEPVAARALAADAERLRAVSLRGARLGALIPAALTLGNQLAMIAVILTGGARLAAGDLGVAAFAAFLLYLLQTVPSVSTLATGFGRLQSGLAARDRCNELLALAPESDPEDAGRTAPTPLPGAPAVVFSSVSYTHAGAGDAALRGISFSTARTGLTAVVGPSGAGKSTTLSLIDRFIRPSSGSISVLGHDARQWPLDALRSRIAYVDQAFTLLEATARENLQLGRTTEASDGELAAALDAVGLTEDIARLPQGLDTPLGRESDLSGGQRQRMALARALLSDAEIVLLDEPTSQLDGLNEQRFRAVVQDLAATRAVIVVAHRLSTVQHAHHVIMLTGGAVVDAGDHPTLLERCTPYRELVASQRVPAH, translated from the coding sequence GTGGCCGACCAGCCCCCTCGCACCGCCGACCGCGCGCCGGACAAGGTGCGGCTGCGCCGCGAACTCACCACCGATCCCGGCCGGCTCACCTGCGCCCTGCTGCTCGCGCTCGGCGCCACCGTGGCGGCCCTCGCGCTGCCGCTGCTGGTCCAGAAGATCATCAATGACTTCTCCGCCCACCGGTCGCTGGGCCCCGACATCGCGATGATGTGCGTCGCGGCCGTCGGCGGCGCCCTGACCACGGCGGTGTCCGGGTTCCTGCTGGCCAGGATCGGCGAGCGGATGACCTACCGGCTGCGGGTCCGCATCATGGACCACGCGCTGCGACTGCCACTGGCCGTCGTCCGCGCGCAGGGCACCGGCGACCTCGCCGCCCGGATCACCTCGGACGCCCTGCTGCTGCGCCAGGTGGTGGAGATCGCCACCCAGCTGCCGCTGGCCGCGCTGACCGTCACCTGCACGCTGCTGGTGATGGTCTGGATCGACTGGGTCCTCACCCTGGTCACCGTCGTGTCGCTGGCCGTGCTGACGGTGCTGGTGGTGCTGATCCTGCGTCGGCTGAAGGACAACGTCACCGGCCAGCAGAACGCGGTGGGGCAGATCGCGCAGCGCTTCACCGCCAACCTGGAGGCCCTCACCACCATCAAGGCCTACCGGGCCGAGCCGGTGGCCGCCCGCGCGCTGGCGGCCGACGCCGAGCGGCTGCGGGCGGTCTCGCTGCGGGGGGCCCGCCTCGGCGCGCTGATCCCGGCGGCGCTGACGCTGGGCAACCAGCTCGCGATGATCGCGGTGATCCTGACCGGCGGCGCCCGGCTGGCCGCCGGCGACCTGGGGGTGGCGGCCTTCGCCGCGTTCCTGCTGTACCTCCTGCAGACCGTGCCCTCGGTCAGCACGCTGGCCACCGGTTTCGGCCGGCTGCAGTCCGGCCTGGCCGCCCGGGACCGCTGCAACGAACTGCTCGCCCTGGCCCCGGAGAGCGACCCCGAGGACGCCGGGCGGACCGCCCCGACCCCGCTGCCGGGCGCCCCCGCGGTGGTGTTCAGCTCCGTGTCCTACACCCACGCCGGGGCCGGCGACGCCGCGCTGCGCGGTATCTCCTTCAGCACCGCCCGTACCGGCCTGACCGCCGTGGTCGGCCCCTCGGGTGCGGGCAAGAGCACCACGCTCTCGCTCATCGACCGGTTCATCCGGCCGTCCTCCGGCTCGATCAGCGTGCTCGGCCACGACGCCCGGCAGTGGCCGCTGGACGCGCTGCGGTCCCGGATCGCCTACGTGGACCAGGCCTTCACCCTGCTGGAGGCCACCGCCCGGGAGAACCTTCAGCTCGGCCGCACCACCGAGGCCAGTGACGGCGAACTGGCCGCCGCGCTGGACGCCGTCGGCCTGACCGAGGACATCGCCCGGCTGCCGCAGGGCCTGGACACGCCGCTGGGCCGCGAGTCGGACCTCTCCGGCGGCCAGCGCCAGCGGATGGCCCTGGCCCGCGCCCTGCTCTCGGACGCCGAGATCGTCCTGCTGGACGAGCCCACCAGCCAGTTGGACGGGCTGAACGAGCAGCGGTTCCGGGCCGTCGTGCAGGACCTGGCGGCCACCCGGGCGGTGATCGTGGTCGCCCACCGGCTCTCCACCGTCCAGCACGCCCACCACGTGATCATGCTGACCGGGGGCGCCGTGGTCGACGCGGGCGACCATCCCACCCTGCTGGAGCGCTGCACGCCCTACCGGGAGCTGGTGGCCAGCCAGCGGGTGCCCGCGCACTGA
- a CDS encoding DUF2252 domain-containing protein — protein sequence MTVARAKAPAGKKAAPGKKAAPGSKAAPAGLTFDRSHTPQERAARGKAARTTSPRSGHGWFEPPAGRADPVDLLEQQSAERLAELIPIRYGRMTESPFRFYRGAAAIMAADLAGSPDSGLRTQLCGDAHLLNFRLMASPERHLLFDINDFDETLPGPWEWDVKRLSTSLVIAGRANGFTDDERAGIVRAAVGSYRQRMREFGGMRRIDVWYAQADVERLREVAAGRLEKAGRKNLEKAVEKAHSRDSLQAYDRLTELVDGRRRIAADPPLLVPLRDIMPDSEHTALEERFGLLVESYARSLPSDRRYLLSQYQVVSVARKVVGVGSVGTRCWIILLLGRDDEDPLFLQAKEAGPSVLASHVGASEYDNQGERVVAGQRLMQATSDIFLGWERTTGIDGRRRDFYIRQLRDWKGIAKPELMSPRGLGAFGELCGATLARAHARSGDPIAIGAYLGGGDSFDRALVGFAEAYADQNERDYRALVEAVASGRVVAEREPAQD from the coding sequence ATGACAGTTGCACGGGCCAAGGCCCCGGCCGGCAAGAAGGCGGCCCCCGGGAAGAAGGCAGCACCCGGCTCGAAGGCGGCCCCCGCGGGGCTCACCTTCGATCGGAGCCACACCCCCCAGGAGCGGGCCGCCCGGGGCAAGGCCGCCCGGACGACGTCGCCCAGGTCGGGCCACGGCTGGTTCGAGCCTCCGGCGGGCCGCGCGGACCCGGTGGACCTCCTGGAGCAGCAGTCGGCCGAGCGGCTGGCCGAGCTCATCCCGATCCGCTACGGCCGGATGACCGAATCCCCGTTCCGCTTCTACCGGGGCGCCGCCGCGATCATGGCGGCCGACCTGGCCGGGAGCCCGGACTCCGGCCTGCGCACCCAGCTGTGCGGTGACGCGCACCTGTTGAACTTCCGGCTGATGGCCTCGCCGGAACGCCATCTGCTCTTCGACATCAACGACTTCGACGAGACCCTGCCGGGACCCTGGGAGTGGGACGTCAAGCGGCTGTCGACCAGCCTGGTGATCGCCGGCCGGGCCAACGGCTTCACCGACGACGAGCGGGCGGGCATCGTGCGCGCCGCCGTCGGCTCGTACCGTCAGCGGATGCGCGAGTTCGGCGGGATGCGTCGGATCGACGTCTGGTACGCCCAGGCGGACGTGGAGCGCCTGCGCGAGGTGGCCGCGGGGCGGCTGGAGAAGGCCGGGCGCAAGAACCTGGAGAAGGCCGTGGAGAAGGCCCACTCCCGGGACAGCCTGCAGGCCTACGACCGCCTCACCGAACTGGTCGACGGCCGGCGCCGGATCGCGGCCGACCCGCCGCTGCTGGTACCGCTGCGCGACATCATGCCGGACTCGGAGCACACCGCGCTGGAGGAGCGGTTCGGCCTGTTGGTGGAGAGCTACGCGCGCAGTCTGCCCTCCGACCGCCGGTACCTGCTCAGCCAGTACCAGGTGGTCAGCGTCGCCCGCAAGGTGGTCGGGGTCGGCAGTGTCGGCACCCGCTGCTGGATCATCCTGCTGCTCGGCCGGGACGACGAGGACCCGCTGTTCCTGCAGGCCAAGGAGGCCGGCCCGTCCGTCCTCGCCTCCCACGTGGGCGCCAGCGAGTACGACAACCAGGGCGAGCGGGTGGTCGCCGGCCAGCGGTTGATGCAGGCCACCAGCGACATCTTCCTCGGCTGGGAGCGGACGACGGGCATCGACGGTCGCCGGCGCGACTTCTACATCCGCCAGCTGCGCGACTGGAAGGGCATCGCGAAGCCCGAGCTCATGTCACCGCGGGGGCTGGGAGCCTTCGGCGAGCTGTGCGGCGCGACCCTGGCCCGGGCGCACGCCCGCTCGGGGGACCCGATCGCGATCGGCGCCTACCTCGGCGGGGGCGACTCCTTCGACCGCGCGCTGGTGGGCTTCGCCGAGGCGTACGCCGACCAGAACGAGCGCGACTACCGGGCCCTGGTCGAAGCGGTGGCCTCCGGCCGGGTGGTCGCGGAGCGGGAGCCCGCGCAGGACTGA
- a CDS encoding phosphatidylinositol-specific phospholipase C, which yields MSPTERTMTRRVFTRGALATGTAGLLAGLGPGPAAAAPGTLPGGADWMGALGGQTPLARLTVPGTHDTCSLHGGALTETQTLPLAAQLVAGVRFLDIRCRLINGVLAIHHGPVFQQVFFGDVLNACQAFLAAHPRETLLMRVRQEYSTASDAEFGAVFAGYRDRWPGLLRTEDGVPRLDEVRGRVVVLADHPALPGIRWGGPLTDIEDDYQIGTVFELDSRKWPEVSAHLDAARAAVDPQRLFLTFTSSSGWGLWPHTAADVINPRVAGYASAAGRSGGPAVLGTVPMDFVTEPDVRRLYALNFAG from the coding sequence GTGAGTCCGACCGAACGCACGATGACCAGGCGCGTCTTCACACGCGGAGCGCTCGCCACCGGGACGGCGGGGCTGCTGGCGGGCCTCGGCCCGGGCCCCGCCGCGGCCGCCCCCGGCACGCTGCCCGGCGGCGCGGACTGGATGGGCGCCCTCGGCGGACAGACCCCGCTGGCGCGGCTGACCGTCCCCGGCACGCACGACACCTGCTCCCTCCACGGCGGCGCCCTCACCGAGACCCAGACGCTCCCGCTGGCCGCCCAGCTCGTCGCAGGCGTGCGGTTCCTGGACATCCGCTGCCGGCTGATCAACGGCGTCCTGGCGATCCACCACGGCCCGGTGTTCCAGCAGGTCTTCTTCGGCGACGTGCTCAACGCCTGCCAGGCCTTCCTCGCCGCGCACCCGCGCGAGACCCTGCTGATGCGCGTCCGGCAGGAGTACTCGACCGCCTCCGACGCCGAGTTCGGGGCGGTCTTCGCCGGCTACCGGGACCGCTGGCCCGGGCTCCTGCGGACGGAGGACGGCGTCCCCCGGCTCGACGAGGTACGCGGCCGGGTGGTGGTGCTGGCCGACCACCCTGCCCTGCCGGGTATCCGCTGGGGCGGCCCGCTGACGGACATCGAGGACGACTACCAGATCGGCACCGTCTTCGAACTCGACTCCCGCAAGTGGCCGGAGGTCTCCGCCCACCTGGACGCCGCCCGGGCCGCCGTCGACCCGCAGCGGCTCTTCCTCACCTTCACGTCGAGTTCGGGCTGGGGGCTCTGGCCGCACACGGCCGCCGACGTGATCAACCCCCGGGTGGCCGGCTACGCCTCCGCCGCCGGCCGCAGCGGTGGCCCGGCGGTGCTCGGCACCGTCCCGATGGACTTCGTGACCGAGCCGGACGTCCGGAGGCTGTACGCGCTGAACTTCGCCGGCTGA
- a CDS encoding NADP-dependent oxidoreductase — protein MKALVSTEYQPLDRISLAERPKPAAGPGQVLVKVSAAALNPLDLALITGAMKDFYPVDHPLVVGMDVAGTVTEVGPDAAGYAPGDQVLAFVPSGGTVAEYTVATVGPRLARRPAGLDAEHGAAIPESGMTAVCLLRAVGLGADESLLVIGATGGIGLYAVQLATALGARVIATAAADDAGYVRELGATDTVDHRAGDVVEQTLRLVPGGVDVVLDLINRGEGLADTARAARPGGRLVSPLFGPAELEREVTPVYIGSFDPAPGDLEDLAHRAADGRLRVELGARYPFDRAVDAVADFAGKHTRGKIVITVDGS, from the coding sequence ATGAAGGCCCTCGTCTCGACCGAGTACCAGCCGCTCGACCGGATCTCCCTCGCCGAGCGGCCGAAGCCCGCCGCCGGCCCCGGCCAGGTCCTGGTCAAGGTCTCCGCGGCGGCGCTGAACCCGCTCGACCTCGCCCTGATCACCGGCGCGATGAAGGACTTCTACCCGGTCGACCACCCCCTGGTGGTGGGCATGGACGTGGCCGGCACGGTGACCGAGGTCGGCCCCGACGCCGCCGGCTACGCGCCCGGCGACCAGGTGCTCGCCTTCGTCCCCTCCGGCGGCACGGTGGCCGAGTACACCGTGGCGACGGTCGGCCCCAGGCTGGCCCGGCGGCCCGCCGGCCTGGACGCCGAGCACGGCGCGGCGATCCCGGAGTCCGGCATGACGGCCGTCTGCCTGCTCCGCGCCGTCGGCCTGGGCGCCGACGAGAGCCTGCTGGTGATCGGCGCCACCGGCGGCATCGGCCTGTACGCCGTCCAGCTCGCCACCGCCCTCGGGGCCCGGGTGATCGCCACCGCCGCGGCCGACGACGCCGGGTACGTCCGGGAGCTCGGTGCCACCGACACGGTCGACCACCGCGCCGGGGACGTGGTGGAGCAGACCCTGCGGCTGGTGCCCGGCGGCGTCGACGTGGTGCTGGACCTGATCAACCGGGGCGAGGGCCTGGCCGACACCGCGCGGGCCGCCCGGCCCGGCGGGCGGCTGGTCTCCCCGCTGTTCGGCCCGGCCGAGCTGGAGCGCGAGGTGACGCCGGTCTACATCGGCTCCTTCGACCCGGCGCCCGGCGACCTGGAGGACCTCGCCCACCGCGCGGCGGACGGCCGGCTGCGGGTCGAGCTGGGCGCCCGCTACCCGTTCGACCGGGCCGTCGACGCGGTGGCCGACTTCGCCGGCAAGCACACCCGCGGCAAGATCGTCATCACCGTCGACGGATCATGA
- a CDS encoding histidine kinase, with translation MPESHSMLFVTFDDPAAVRAAYEEVRELHGVRQAAVLERSAEGILDVPESWVHGAGTPTVVSGLLGGLVGLLGGPVGFFLGWTAGTVLGGATEFKRFQDAAEGLTVFSSGLAEGGSMLIVDLREESPDPVDAIAGRHGGHLVRRPAEEVEAEVRAAQRTAEDEVRKEQEDAEG, from the coding sequence ATGCCCGAATCGCACAGCATGCTGTTCGTCACCTTCGACGACCCGGCGGCCGTCCGCGCCGCGTACGAGGAGGTCAGGGAACTGCACGGGGTGCGCCAGGCCGCGGTGCTGGAGCGCTCGGCCGAGGGCATCCTCGACGTGCCCGAGAGCTGGGTGCACGGCGCCGGGACGCCGACCGTGGTGAGCGGACTGCTGGGCGGCCTGGTCGGACTGCTGGGCGGCCCCGTCGGGTTCTTCCTCGGCTGGACGGCCGGCACCGTGCTCGGCGGGGCGACCGAGTTCAAGCGCTTCCAGGACGCCGCCGAGGGGCTCACGGTCTTCAGCAGCGGCCTGGCCGAGGGCGGGTCGATGCTGATCGTGGACCTGCGGGAGGAGTCGCCGGACCCGGTCGACGCGATCGCCGGGCGCCACGGCGGGCACCTGGTCCGCCGCCCGGCCGAGGAGGTCGAGGCCGAGGTGAGGGCCGCCCAGCGGACCGCGGAGGACGAGGTGCGCAAGGAGCAGGAGGACGCCGAGGGCTGA